CCATAAAAGTCTACGAGGTTAGCTGACGGGCTCGAGCTTATGAGTGCTCTATCCTCATAAATAAGGAATTCGCCCCATTTAAATTGGGTCCCCCGCGCTTTGCAAATAGCAAAGCTTCGACTATTTGTATTCCTTTTAACATTTATTTTTCAAAAAGTCAAGCATAAAATTTTCTATAAAAAGCTCTGTAAAACTACAATTGACTTTTAAATAAAAAATATTAATATAAACATAATGAAAAAATTATTTATTTGAAGATTAATAATGAATTTTCGCAAAGAGGCAAATCATTGTTTAAAAATCAATCTCATAATCTTTTTCCTCTTGTAATTTCAAGTGGTGCATTTTTTTTAAGCTATTATACAAGATTAATGTGGAGCATCCTGTCCGTATATATGCCATTAAAACCTACAATAACCCAGGATGGTCATATTTTCGCACTGTATTTTTTTGGATATGTAGCTGTCCAAATACCTGCTGGTTTTGTATCAGACAGATTTGATTGCGGCAAAATTATTTCTTTATCTTTAATTTTATTATCAATAATAACTTTTTTTTCTGGTGTAGCAACAAATATTTATCAAGAGTATGTACTTAGCCTGTTAATGGGCTTTTGTGCAGGTTGGATTTATCCAGCATCACTAAAAATTATTGAATACTATTACAAAGACAATAGATCAGTTTTTATGGGCTATTACAGCATAGCATGGCCATTAGCTATTGTTTTATCAGGAATAGTATTGCCCGTTTTATCAGTCACGTTAGGATGGCGTTTTGGTTATTATTCTTCTGCAATCCTATGCGCTATAGTTGGTATTTTATCTTTTGGTCTTAAAAGCTATAAAACTTCAAGCAAAATGAATTTGAAAATAATAAAAAACAAAAATGTTTTACTAATTTCTTTTGGCGGGTTGTTATTTTTTGCTTCATACTGGAGCATTACGCTTTATGCTTATAAATACTTTTTAGATATAGGCATTAATAAGGTAACGGCTGGCATTATGTTTTCAAGTATGGCTATAGCAGGTTTTTTTTCATCGCCGGTTTCAGGCTTTATTATAAAAAAATTTGGCATTAGTCGCACAATTTTTTTGTCTTTTTTTTCTTATGCTCTGCTTACATTGTTTCTTGCTATTATAAAAATAGAATTTATTTTATTTTTAATAGCTTTTGGAATGGGTTTTGCACGATTTATAATAACACCTGTAAATAACGATTTACTAATGCGCATAGGCAAACAAGATGCTGGTGCTGTATCAGGTTTTTCAAATATGTTCTGGCAAACAAGTGGTATATTGAGTCCTTTGTTTTCATCTTTTATCATAAGCAAATTTGGTTTTTCTATCCTATGGGTTACATTGTGTGCAATTATTCTTATTGCAAGTACCTTTTATTTAAAAATAAAAACATAAAACCGGCATTAATTTTAAAGTAATGCCGGTTTATTTTTACAGGGGTTTGTTGCCTTTAACAATTGGAATTTCGGGATTCCTTGAAGCACTTACCATAGAGCCATTATAAACCCAAACAAGTTTATCATTAAAGAGGGCATTTGCTACAAACCATAAACCACTACCCAATCTAGCTGTATTACAATAAGATATAATGGGTTTGTTTAAATTTATACCATCTTTTTTGAACACCTCTTCAATTTGTGTTTTAGGTTTTAAAATATAATAATTATCGACTTTTTCCATATAATTACTTGCTGGCAAATCAATAGCACCTTTGATATGACCATGTTTTGCAAGCCTTTTATCGCTAATTAGTGCTCCAGTATATTGATCAAGTGGTCTTGCATCTACAATCTGAATTTTATTCAAGTTATTTACACCCCATATTACAAAATTACTAAAACAATAAGCATTTGTATTATTGTGTTCAATTACAAAATGTGTCGGAGGTAGCTTAGTTACTGTTTTTTGAATTGGTCTTTTTTCATCAACCCACTTTTGATAACCACCATTCATATAATAC
This DNA window, taken from Desulfurella sp., encodes the following:
- a CDS encoding MFS transporter gives rise to the protein MFKNQSHNLFPLVISSGAFFLSYYTRLMWSILSVYMPLKPTITQDGHIFALYFFGYVAVQIPAGFVSDRFDCGKIISLSLILLSIITFFSGVATNIYQEYVLSLLMGFCAGWIYPASLKIIEYYYKDNRSVFMGYYSIAWPLAIVLSGIVLPVLSVTLGWRFGYYSSAILCAIVGILSFGLKSYKTSSKMNLKIIKNKNVLLISFGGLLFFASYWSITLYAYKYFLDIGINKVTAGIMFSSMAIAGFFSSPVSGFIIKKFGISRTIFLSFFSYALLTLFLAIIKIEFILFLIAFGMGFARFIITPVNNDLLMRIGKQDAGAVSGFSNMFWQTSGILSPLFSSFIISKFGFSILWVTLCAIILIASTFYLKIKT
- a CDS encoding sulfurtransferase is translated as EVASMIGKKNVVIVDARDYKSYLESHVKGAISLPSTGDLFAMRFPGVKARSIASNTQIEKALSRLGIKPDDTVIVYAGGKKAAFFLTNATRVMLALYWAGIKNVYYMNGGYQKWVDEKRPIQKTVTKLPPTHFVIEHNNTNAYCFSNFVIWGVNNLNKIQIVDARPLDQYTGALISDKRLAKHGHIKGAIDLPASNYMEKVDNYYILKPKTQIEEVFKKDGINLNKPIISYCNTARLGSGLWFVANALFNDKLVWVYNGSMVSASRNPEIPIVKGNKPL